Genomic DNA from Edaphobacter lichenicola:
TCCGCTGACCGGGACGAACTTCGATTGCACGACGCTGCATAAGGCGAGGCTGGAGAACCTGCAGGATGCGGTGGCTGCGGCCAACAACATTCTGGATAACGTGCCGGCGACGAAGCCTACGGCGACGGGATGGACGGTGTCGCTCGACGTGGGAGTGTATGGCAGACGGTATCTGCTGAGGGCGGAGGTCGCGCAGCAAGCTCTTGGCGCTAACCGGAAAGAAGACGCTGTGTACGGTTATACGCAGACCGATGGGAGAGGAATTAAGTTGCGCGGCGATGTGAACTACGCGATCCACTTTCTCCCGGTGGGCCAGGACGCAGGTGGCATTCCGCCAGTGCATCAGGGAGGGTTCTGGTCGCTGACGATCTATGATGCGGACGGCAAACTGGTGCCGAGCCCGGATCCTGCGGCGAACTGGAATGCGGTGGGAATGCCGATGGTGCAGAACCACTCGGCGTGTTTCAACGGGGACGGGTCGCTGGATCTGTATCTGCAGGCAACGGCTCCACCTGCGGGTTCGAAGCAGTTCTGCAACTGGCTGCCTACTCCTGCGAAGGGCGGCTATATTGCGTTTCTAAGGATGTATTGGCCGGCGGACGCGATTCTGAACAAGGATTGGGTTCCTCCGGGGATCGTGAGGAATTAGGGCTGACTTGAGGTAGCGGCAGCGGGACTGGGGGTGTCCCGCTGCGGGCTGAGATACGAAAGAGTTCGCTGCTACGGGTAGATGCGGTTGAGGGTGCGGGCGAAGGGGATGGTTTCGCGGACGTGGTCCAGGCCGCAGATCCAGGCTACGGCGCGCTCGATGCCCATGCCGAAGCCGGCGTGGGGGACGCTGCCGTACTTGCGCAGGTCGAGGTACCACTGGAAGGCGGCGAGGGGCAGGTCGTGCTGCTCGATGCGGGACTTGAGGAGGTCGTAGTCGTGGATGCGCTGGGAGCCGCCGATGATCTCGCCGTAGCCCTCGGGGGCGAGGACGTCGACGCAGAGGGCCTTGGTGGGGTCGAGCGGGTCGGGCTGCATGTAGAAGGCCTTGAAGGCGGCGGGGTAGCGGTGGATCATGACGGGCTTGGAGAATTGGGAGGAGATGTAGGTTTCGTCGGGAGAGCCGAAGTCGTCGCCGTACTGGTGGGGGGCTTCGAGCTTGCCTTCGGCGTAGGCCTTCTCAAGCATGGCGTGGGCTTCGTCGTAGCTTAGGCGGGGGAATTTGTTCGGCATGGCAGAGCCCGATTCCGTGGCAGAAAGGTTCTCTGCTGTATAGGCGGGGCTAGCGGCTTCGGGATTCTTCGCTTCGCTCAGAATGGCAGCGTTATTTTCTACGAAAGAATTGGGGGCGATGACGGCTTCGAGTTTGGCGATGTCTTTGCCGATGACCTTGAGGTCGGCGCGGTGCGACTCGAGGACGCGGGTGACGATGTGGGTGATGAAGGCTTCGGCGAGGTTGAGGAGGCCGTCGAGCTCGAGGAAGGCGACCTCGGGTTCGATCATCCAGAACTCGGTGAGGTGGCGGCGGGTCTTGGATTTTTCGGCGCGGAAGGTGGGGCCGAAGCTGTAGACCTTGCCGAGGGCGAGGGCGGTGGCTTCGATGTAGAGCTGGCCGGACTGGGTGAGGTAGGCCTTGTCGTCGTCGAAGTAGTCCATCTCGAAGAGCTCGGAGGTGCCCTCGCAGGCGTTGGGGGTGAGGATGGGCGGGTCGGTGCGGATGAAGCCGTTGGTATCAAAATACTCTGAAGCCGCGCGCATGATGGTGGCGCGGACGCGGAGGATGGCCGACTGGCGCGGGGTGCGGAGCCAGAGGTGGCGATGCTCCATGAGGAAGTCGACGCCGTGCTCTTTGAGGGAGATGGGAAAGGGGGTGTCTTCGGGGACGCGCTGGAGGACTTCGATGCTTTCGACGTCGAGCTCGTAGCCTGAGGGAGCGCGGGAGTCAGCGCGGACTTTGCCGGTGACGGTGAGGCTCGACTCGAGGGTTAATTCTTTGAGCGTGTTGAAGACCTCTTCGGAGACGGCGGCTTTGGGGACGATGCCCTGAATGGTGCCGGTGCCGTCGCGGAAGATGGGAAAGAGGAGCTTGCCCGAGGCGCGGAGATTGTAGAGCCAGCCACGGAGGGTGACGGTCTGGCCTTCGTGCTGGGAGAGTGAAGCGATGGTGGCAAGGGGTGCGGAGGTTGTTGTTTCGGTAGACATGTCTCTTTCAGTCTACTAGTGCGCCATCTTCTCGAAGAATGTCTCGTCGCGGACAAACAAGATCAGCGTTCCCGGCTCGGCGGGCCTTCTCACTTTCGCTTTGCAAGAATTTTCGCTGACGATGCCTTTCGAGAAGATCTCCGCCAATGAAAACGCCATGCGGTTTACCTTTTCGTTTTCATTGCATTGACGATGCCAATCGACAGAAATGAGAAAGGAATGGATATCTGGAGATATATCGGACGTTGTGATGACGCCATCGGCATCCGTCGTAAATCCTCGCACGTTACGATCACCGGCGAGATCGCCAAAATCTCCAGTTCGAAAGAGATTAACGTGCTCGTTTCCAACCGGCTTGCCATTCTTGCCGTTGAGAATCTGAACTCTAAGCGTCTGCGCGTTTGCGATCAGGGTCGACGCGAACAGAAAAGAAAAAACTGCAGTTCTGGATAAGTTATTCATGCTCTAGGCGGTAGCTTCGGCGGCTCGTTTGAGGAGGTCGAAGGCCTGGGTGGCTTTGGTGGTGGCAGATTCGGGGGTCTCTTCGAGTTCGTGGGCGATCTCGAGGATGCCGGGGGTGTTGGCCGGGAGGGTGGCGATGTGTTTCGCGACATTCTTCCAGTCGATTCCGGCGGTGCCGGGCCAGAGGTGGTCGTCTTTTTGGCCGAGGTTGTCGTGGAGGTGAAGCTCGGCGATGCGGGGCTTGAGGAGCTCGAAGGCTTCGTCGATGCCCTTGTTGGGCTGGCTGCGCTGGCTGCTATCGGGGGGTGCGGCGAGGTGGGCGTGGCCGATGTCGAGCGTGACGCCGACACGGTCGAAGTGGCCGACCTTGAGGATCTCGAGGAGGTGCTCGGGGGTGGTGATCTCGTTCTGGAGATTTTCGAGCAGGATGCGCACGCCGAGGGGGTGGGCGAAGGCCTTGAGGTGCTCGATGGCGGTGAGGGAGTTTTCGAGGGCGCGAAGGTTCCAGGCGTCGTCCTTGTAGCCGAGGTGGAGGGTGCAGGCGGAGATGGGAATCTGCTCGGCGGACTCGAGGGCGCGCTTGACCTCGTCCATGGCCGAGATACGGCGGGACTTTTCGGGATCGATGAGGTTGAGATTCGGGGCGACGTGGCGGGACCACTGGGCGTCGGCGCGGTCGCTGATATAGAGCGGCTGATGGAGCGTGGCGCCGACGCCGGTGTTGCGGAACCAGGTGGCGATGTCGCGAACGGCAGCGCGGTCGGTGTAATCGAAGTGGTGGCGGGCGGCGAAGAGCTCGATGACCTGAGCGCCGGCCTTGTGGAGGGAGTCGAGCAGGCCGGGGTGGAGACGCTGGGGGAGGAAGACGTGGGTGGAGATACCGGGTTGCATCATCTCTTAAGGTACAGCAGAGGAAGCCGAAAGGTATCGAAGGAGTTCGGAAGGGGTTCGGCTAGAATCGGACCGACGGGGAGACGAGATGAAGACTTTGACGTGGGCGCTTGTGGTGGGGTCTATGGTGTTGATGAGCGGGACCGGGTGTTCGCAGGTGGTGGCTCGGGTGGAAGGACCGGACCCGGTGGAGATCATGCGGGCGAAGCTGGCGGATTGGCCCCAGCTGGGGCGATACCGGGTCGACAATGCGACGCTTGGGCCGGCTCCGGCGGGAGGGCAGCGGGTCGTGTTTTATGGGGACTCGATCACGGATTCGTGGGGCCGGCGGGAGGACACGGGGGAGTTCTTTCAGGGCGAGCCTTATGTAAATCGGGGCATCAGCGGGCAGACTACGGCTCAGATGGTGGTGCGGTTTCGACAGGACGTGATCGACCTGCACCCGGCGGTGGTCGTCATTCTGGGAGGGACAAACGACATCGCGGGAAATACAGGGCCGATGACGGCGGAGATGACCGAAGATAACTTTCGTTCGATGGTGGACCTGGCAAAGGCGAACGGGATTCGGGTGATTCTTGCGTCGATTACGCCGACGCTGGACTTTCCCTGGAAGAGTGGCATGGCTCCGGCGCCGAAGATCAAGGCGCTGAACGACTGGCTGCGAGGATATTGCATGAACCACTCGTTGACGTACCTGGATTATTACTCCGCGTTGGTGGATGCAACTGGAGGGATGAAGCCGGGGATAAGCTTCGACGGGGTGCATCCGAACGCGAAGGGGTATGCGATTATGACTCCACTGGCGCAGGCGGCAATCGATAAGACGCTGGGTAAGTAGGGCGCGGTTCACCTCGCGAATCCCGTCGCCAAAGTACGCTACGGCCATTCTGCGGCGAGGCATGGTCCCCGTTCTCGCAGGCATCGTTCTCAGTTGATGGTGGAAAGCTTTCCGGCGGTATCGACTAGTTGTTGTAGCGGTGGGAGGATGACGAAGTCGGTTAGTTCGGAGTGGTCTGCTGATGTTTTCAGGAGAGTGCTCTGGGCTTCGATCCATGCGGAGGTCGGTGGAGTGTGGGATTCGATGGATGCGAGGGATTGGATTCCCAGCTGGCCGAGTTGAGCGAGCTGGCTGCGGCGAAGGGTGAGCTGGTTGAGCTTCGGATGTTCGGGGGCGAGGGCGCTTAGTGCCGGGACCGAGGCGATCCACGATTGGAAGAGGGTTTGAAGCTGCTGGTGCGCGGCGGCGTGGTCGGCAGGCGTGGTGCTGTGGAGGTAGCGCTCGACTAGCAGGCGCAGGTCTTCGCGAAGGGGTGGGTCAGGTCGGGTGTAGTCGACGGGGTTGCCCATGGGCGTGAGCTGTGAGGTCTTCTGCTGGTGGTAGCGTTCGTGGAAGGGGACCGGGGAGAGCGTGGAGATGAGGATGGCGAGTTGCGAGGCTGCGGCTTCGCTGCCTGCAAGCTGGCGCAGGCCGGACTCGGGGCCCGAGATGTGGGTGAGACCGAGGCCGTCGAGCCGGATGGATTCGACTGCGAGGCGACGGTACATGTCGGGGATGTCGCGGGTCTGTCGCGGTGACCAGAAGCGCTCGGCGAGGGCGGCGGTGCGGGGCCAGACGCGGGAGTCGACGGTCTGCGCGGTGATCTGCTCGGCCCACATGCAGACCTCGCCGCCGAGGATGAGCTTCTGCTGGTCCGGTGTGAGGGTGGAGTTGTCTGGGATGGGGTCGTCGAGGTACATGCGTTCGGCGGTCTTCATGGCGTCGAGATAGTAGGGCGCGGAGAGGATGCCGCGATTGCCTTGTTTGGCTGCCACGGCGAGCGATTCGACGCCGCGCCAGCTTTGGATAACGGCGTCTTTGGGAGTGCCGGGGGTGAGGATCTCGTCCCAGCCGACCATCTGCTTGTGGTGCTTGTTGACGAGGGCGAGTACGCGGGTGCTGAAGTAGGTTTGCAGCTCATCGGTGGACTTCATGTTGTGGGCTTGCATGAAGGCGACGATGGAGGGGTTTGCCTTCCAGTCGGCGCCGTTGCTCTCGTCGCCGCCGAGGTGGAGATAGTTGTCGGGGAAGAGCGCCGCCATCTCGCCGATGAAGGCGTCGAGGAAGTTGTAGGTGCTGTCGCGGGTGGGGTCGAGCGCGCCGTCCCAGATGCCGAAGGTGCGGGAGATCTGGTAGGGGCGCTGGACGCTGCCGAGCTCGGGCATGCCGACGAGCCAGCTGGTGACGTGGCCGGGGATGTCGAACTCGGGCACAACGCGGATGCCGCGGGCGCTGGCGTAGGCGATGACGTCGCGGACCTGATCCTGGGTGTAGAAGAGGCCGTCGGATCCTTTGGCGGTGAGCAGCGGGAAGCGCTTGCTCTCGATGCGGAAGCCCTGGTCGTCGGTGAGGTGCCAGTGGAAGACGTTGAGTTTGACGGCGGCCATGCCGTCGAGTGTGCGATAGATGACGGGCAGCGGCATGAAGTGGCGGCTGACGTCGAGCATGAAGCCGCGCCAGGGGAAGCGCGGGGTGTCGTTGATCTCGACGGCGGGGATGACGTAGTGGCCGTCTTCGGCCTGAACGAGTTGCTGGATGGTTTCGAGGCCGTGGAGGGCTCCGAAGACGGTGTGGGCCTGGAGGACGATCTTGCTGGAGGTGTCGCTGAGGGAGTAGGTTTCGTCGGTTTCAAGCGTGGGGAGGGCGGTTGTGGTGTCTTCGACCTGAATGGTCAGGGTGGGGTTGGGAGACTGGAGATCGTCCTTGCTGATTGGAATGCCGGTGTTTGTTTCGAGGCTCGCGAGGGTGCGGCGGGTGGCGGCCTCGAGGATGGGGTTGTGCGCGCCGCTGAGGGAGACGGTGAAGTCCTTGGAGATGGCGAGGGAGCCGGTGCCGGCGGTGATGCTTGATGGCGCCGGAAGGAGCGTGTTGCGGAGGGCAGTCGGCTGGGCAGTAAGCATGATTGGGGCGATAAGGCAGAGTACTCCGAAGCTGATTCCTCTGGCGCAGCGGTGGCGCAGGGTTGATACGTGGTTCATTGTTGCTCCTTGTATGGCTCCGTGTGGCTTCGGCTTCCTGGTGCCCGGCGAGTCGCTCCGAATAACGCCAATTGCTTGTGACTTAGCGCACCGATTGACTGCCTTCTCTTGAACTACGATAGTTTATCGCCGCGGGCCCGCCTGGGAGCCTTCGGGGCTATTGATGAGACAGCTACCCAGGAGAAGCAGGCCGCTGGAGTCTGGCGTTTGGGTTAGCGAGAAAGCATGCACCGCTGCGATACTGGTAGGCGTCTAATGGTTTAAGCCGATGGCAACCACGAACCTTCCCAAACCGAGCTCATTCGACCGTACGCTGGCCAGCGCGCGTTCGACGATGATGTTCAGTGAGGTTGCGAGGCTGGCGGTCGATAGCTTCCGCGCGAGTAAGACGCGGTTTCTGCTCACCATGCTCGGCATGGTCATCGGCTCGATGTCGATTATTTTGGTGGCGACGCTTGGATCCACCGGCAAACAGTATGCGCTGGACCAGTTGACCAGCATTGGACCCAATAAGGTTGAACTGCAGTACGGCGGCGGGAACATCAGCGGGCCGGAGAACACCAGCACGCCGGACTATATGACGCTCGATGATCTTCATGCCGTCATTGATCAGGTTCCGGGCATCGTCGCATCGTCTCCCATGCTGGAGTATCACGACAATGTGAGCCTGGGCGGGGGCATCACGAAGCAGGCAACGCTGCTTGGCGTGTCTCCGGAGTATCGGATCGTGCGTAATCTTGTCGTTGTGTCAGGCCGCTTTTTCGATGATCAGGATGAGCTTGCTCACGAAAAGGTCGCTGTGATCGTCAAGCCGTTCGCAGAAGATCTGTATGGCAACTCCAGAGAAGCGGTCGGAAAGACGATCAGCATCAAGGGCATACCGTTCGTTATCATCGGGGTCTTCCGGGAGGCCTTCGATACCTACGGGAATTCGGAGATCAGCGATCACACTATGCTGGTGCCCTACCCTGTGGTGCGCTACTTCACCGGAACAAACACGTTGAAAGAGATCTTTTTCACCATGCGGAGCGCGTCCATGGTGGTTCCAGCCAGCGATCACATTCTCGAGATCGTGCGGTCGCGTCACTATGCGGGTTCGGTCTACACCGCTGTTACACTGACCGATCTACTCACCAGCATGGCGAAGATTGCTGACATGCTTACCATCGTTCTCACACTGGGCGCCGGCATCACGATGATCGTGAGCGGCGTCGGCATTATGAACAGCATGCTCGCCAACGTGCAATCGAGACTGAAAGAGATTGGAATTCGCAAGGCGCTGGGTGCGACGAGCCGCGAGATCAGGATGCAGTTTCTCACCGAGGCGGTCTTTCTCTCGTTGAGCGGCGGGATTATCGGGACCATTCTTGGCCTCGCGATTCCCTTCACTCTTGGGCTGCTTACCCCGTTCAAAATTCCGATCAACCCCTGGTCGGTTGTGTTTTCTCTCGGCAGTTCGGTGCTGGTTGGGGTGCTCTTTGGAACGCTGCCGGCGAATCGTGCCGCGAGACTCGATCCTGTTCAGACGCTGAAGTACGAATAGCACTTCCTTCACTCTGATCGTTCCTGGTTACAAATAAACTTGATTACAAATAAAAACGCATCGCCCTTCGCAAAAGATCTGCGCGGGGCGATGCGTTTTGTGCTTCGAGGTTCGTGAGTTATGCGGTGGCGGCTGCTTCGGCTTCCGGCTGATCGCCCTTGACCGTCACCTTGACGTGGCTGGTGACCTCGCGGTGGAGCTTCACGGGAACATGATACTCGCCGATCGTCTTCAGCGGCTCCTCGAGGGAGATCTTGCGACGATCGATGCTGAAGCCCTTGGCTTCGAGCTGGTGCGCGATGTCGCCCGAGGTGACCGAGCCGAAGAGATGCTCGTTCTCGCCGACCTTGCGCTCGAACACAAGCTCAACCTCAGAGAGTTGGGTGGCCAACTGCTCGGCTCCAGCCTTCTCCTTGGCGGACTTGCGAACCGCCGATGCCTTCATCTGGTCGATGACTGCCTTGTTTGCGAGGGTCGCTTCGATGGCGAGCTTCTCCGGCAGCAGATAGTTGCGCCCGTAGCCGTCGGCGACCTTGACCACGTCGCCACGATGTCCGAGCTTGTTTACGTCTTCCTTCAGAATGACTTCCATTGCATTTCTCCGATTTCGTCTCTGGCTCGCGGTGCCGCCAGTCTTGCATATCCAGTAAGGTCCGCCGCAGCGGAAGAGTTAGAAGCGTGCAGCAAAGGCGAGCAGGGCGATGTTGCGCGACTGCTTGATGGCCAGGCTGAGCTTGCGCTGGTGGCGAGTGCAGACACCGGTCAGGCGACGGGGAACGATCTTGCCGCGCTCGGCAACGAAGCCCTGAAGCAGGCGAACATCGCGGTAGGAGATGGCGTCGATCTTCTCGGTGCAGAACTTGCAGACCTTCTTGCGACGAAAGAACTTGCGACCGCCAGGACCGCCGCCGGGTGCACCTGCTGGGCGTGGGGTGCGAGGACCTGCGCCGGGGCCAGAGTGCGCTGGGCGGGATGTTGGTGCGTGGTGCTCAGTGGATTGCGTGCTGGTTTCGTCAGCCATGATATTTCCCTCTCAGGTACGTTGTGCCTCTCCTCGCTCCAGGTTCGCGTTGGAGCCTCTGAACAATCGGCGAAGTGCAGTCGATTGGAAGCGAAGATCGGTGATCGTAGTGCGTTGTGCGATGCATTTGAATCTCATCGCGAATGTTCAGGCGAAGGCGGAAGTTAGACCGCGGTGGAGACAGTCTCGGGCGGCGCGTCGGAGGCGACGTGCTCAACGGGAGCTGCTGCAACTGGCTTCTTCTCTTCTTCGACGTCGGACGGCGCAGCAGGGGCCTGTACGGGAGCTGCGATCGGCTGGGCGCTGCGCTTGACCTTGGTGTCGCGGATGGCCTTGACCTTCGCGAGGCGCTTCTCTTCTTCGTCCATGCGAACCGTGATGAACTTGATGACCTGCTCGGAGACGCGGAGACGACGCTCGATCTCGGTGATCAGCGAACCGGCGGCGGCGACATTCAGCAGGACGTAGAAGCCGTCGTTGAACTTGCGGACGGTGTAGGCGAGCCGGCGACGGCCCATCTTCTCGACGCTCTTGATTTCGCCGCCACCATTGGTGACGTTCGCGGAGAAGCCTTCAATCAGCTTGTCGAGATCGGCTTCTTCAACGTCCGGACGGACGATGAACATGATTTCGTAGGTACGATTCATTCGATTACTTCTTTCTGCGAAGTTCTGCTTCGCACCGTGCTGGCGTTTGTTCTGCCAACCCGGTTTGGAATTTCGACTGCGGTTAGTTTCTAACTACACTTGGCCTAATGCTTCTTTACTTCTCCTTCGACTGATCCGATCCATCTTCCGGATCGTCTGGCCGACGGTTGAACCTGTTCATCGCGGCGCTGACCCCTTCGGTCAACACCGTCTCGACAGCATCTTCGACCCTGTCGAGCACCTCATCCAGCACCGCAAGCTCCTGCTTGCGAAACTGCGACAGCAGATAGTCTCTGCCGCCAGCCTTGATCTCTCTGCCATCGACCAGCGCTGGTTTCCCAACGCCGATCCGAACGCGCAACCACTCTTCCGTTCCAAGCGCACCGGAGATCGACTTCACTCCGTTGTGCCCGTTCGCCCTGCCGTTCGCGCTGATGCGTAGTCTGCCCAGCGGAAATGCGAGCTCGTCATAGAGGACGATCAGGTCCTCGGACGGGATTGCAATCTCAAGTTCCTGAACCAGCGCGGCTACCGAGAGCCCGCTCAGATTCATGTACGTCTCAGGTTTGGCCAGCAGAACCTCGTATCCTGCAAGCCTCGCCTTTGCCGTGAGAGCCCGGCCACGGCGATTGGAGAGGACCACGCCGCAATCGTCCGCGATGCGATCCACTGCGAGAAAGCCAGCGTTGTGCGGCGTGAACTGATACTCGATACCGGGGTTGCCGAGACCGACAATCAACTTCACGCTTTGTTTCCCTTTCCAGCAAAACTCAGGCGGCCTGCAGATCCCAAAAGATCGGCAGGCCTCGCAAAACTACTTCTTCTTCGCATCCTTGGCATCGGCAGCAGGAGCAGCAGGAGCGGCTGCATCTGTCTTGCCCTTCTTGGCGACCTCTGGCTCAGTCGGTGCAACCACGACTGCTTCGACCGCCACAACCTCTTCCTTGATGATTGTGACGTGCGCAACAGTCGCGCCCTCTTCGCCGAGGAACTTGATGCTGCCGGAGTGCGGCAGATCGGAGACGTGGATGATGCCATGCAATTCGAGGTTGGAGACATCGACATCGAGGTGGCTCGGAATGTCGTTGGG
This window encodes:
- the asnS gene encoding asparagine--tRNA ligase translates to MSTETTTSAPLATIASLSQHEGQTVTLRGWLYNLRASGKLLFPIFRDGTGTIQGIVPKAAVSEEVFNTLKELTLESSLTVTGKVRADSRAPSGYELDVESIEVLQRVPEDTPFPISLKEHGVDFLMEHRHLWLRTPRQSAILRVRATIMRAASEYFDTNGFIRTDPPILTPNACEGTSELFEMDYFDDDKAYLTQSGQLYIEATALALGKVYSFGPTFRAEKSKTRRHLTEFWMIEPEVAFLELDGLLNLAEAFITHIVTRVLESHRADLKVIGKDIAKLEAVIAPNSFVENNAAILSEAKNPEAASPAYTAENLSATESGSAMPNKFPRLSYDEAHAMLEKAYAEGKLEAPHQYGDDFGSPDETYISSQFSKPVMIHRYPAAFKAFYMQPDPLDPTKALCVDVLAPEGYGEIIGGSQRIHDYDLLKSRIEQHDLPLAAFQWYLDLRKYGSVPHAGFGMGIERAVAWICGLDHVRETIPFARTLNRIYP
- a CDS encoding sugar phosphate isomerase/epimerase family protein; protein product: MMQPGISTHVFLPQRLHPGLLDSLHKAGAQVIELFAARHHFDYTDRAAVRDIATWFRNTGVGATLHQPLYISDRADAQWSRHVAPNLNLIDPEKSRRISAMDEVKRALESAEQIPISACTLHLGYKDDAWNLRALENSLTAIEHLKAFAHPLGVRILLENLQNEITTPEHLLEILKVGHFDRVGVTLDIGHAHLAAPPDSSQRSQPNKGIDEAFELLKPRIAELHLHDNLGQKDDHLWPGTAGIDWKNVAKHIATLPANTPGILEIAHELEETPESATTKATQAFDLLKRAAEATA
- a CDS encoding SGNH/GDSL hydrolase family protein → MKTLTWALVVGSMVLMSGTGCSQVVARVEGPDPVEIMRAKLADWPQLGRYRVDNATLGPAPAGGQRVVFYGDSITDSWGRREDTGEFFQGEPYVNRGISGQTTAQMVVRFRQDVIDLHPAVVVILGGTNDIAGNTGPMTAEMTEDNFRSMVDLAKANGIRVILASITPTLDFPWKSGMAPAPKIKALNDWLRGYCMNHSLTYLDYYSALVDATGGMKPGISFDGVHPNAKGYAIMTPLAQAAIDKTLGK
- a CDS encoding beta-N-acetylhexosaminidase — translated: MNHVSTLRHRCARGISFGVLCLIAPIMLTAQPTALRNTLLPAPSSITAGTGSLAISKDFTVSLSGAHNPILEAATRRTLASLETNTGIPISKDDLQSPNPTLTIQVEDTTTALPTLETDETYSLSDTSSKIVLQAHTVFGALHGLETIQQLVQAEDGHYVIPAVEINDTPRFPWRGFMLDVSRHFMPLPVIYRTLDGMAAVKLNVFHWHLTDDQGFRIESKRFPLLTAKGSDGLFYTQDQVRDVIAYASARGIRVVPEFDIPGHVTSWLVGMPELGSVQRPYQISRTFGIWDGALDPTRDSTYNFLDAFIGEMAALFPDNYLHLGGDESNGADWKANPSIVAFMQAHNMKSTDELQTYFSTRVLALVNKHHKQMVGWDEILTPGTPKDAVIQSWRGVESLAVAAKQGNRGILSAPYYLDAMKTAERMYLDDPIPDNSTLTPDQQKLILGGEVCMWAEQITAQTVDSRVWPRTAALAERFWSPRQTRDIPDMYRRLAVESIRLDGLGLTHISGPESGLRQLAGSEAAASQLAILISTLSPVPFHERYHQQKTSQLTPMGNPVDYTRPDPPLREDLRLLVERYLHSTTPADHAAAHQQLQTLFQSWIASVPALSALAPEHPKLNQLTLRRSQLAQLGQLGIQSLASIESHTPPTSAWIEAQSTLLKTSADHSELTDFVILPPLQQLVDTAGKLSTIN
- a CDS encoding ABC transporter permease, which encodes MATTNLPKPSSFDRTLASARSTMMFSEVARLAVDSFRASKTRFLLTMLGMVIGSMSIILVATLGSTGKQYALDQLTSIGPNKVELQYGGGNISGPENTSTPDYMTLDDLHAVIDQVPGIVASSPMLEYHDNVSLGGGITKQATLLGVSPEYRIVRNLVVVSGRFFDDQDELAHEKVAVIVKPFAEDLYGNSREAVGKTISIKGIPFVIIGVFREAFDTYGNSEISDHTMLVPYPVVRYFTGTNTLKEIFFTMRSASMVVPASDHILEIVRSRHYAGSVYTAVTLTDLLTSMAKIADMLTIVLTLGAGITMIVSGVGIMNSMLANVQSRLKEIGIRKALGATSREIRMQFLTEAVFLSLSGGIIGTILGLAIPFTLGLLTPFKIPINPWSVVFSLGSSVLVGVLFGTLPANRAARLDPVQTLKYE
- the rplI gene encoding 50S ribosomal protein L9, which produces MEVILKEDVNKLGHRGDVVKVADGYGRNYLLPEKLAIEATLANKAVIDQMKASAVRKSAKEKAGAEQLATQLSEVELVFERKVGENEHLFGSVTSGDIAHQLEAKGFSIDRRKISLEEPLKTIGEYHVPVKLHREVTSHVKVTVKGDQPEAEAAATA
- the rpsR gene encoding 30S ribosomal protein S18, with product MADETSTQSTEHHAPTSRPAHSGPGAGPRTPRPAGAPGGGPGGRKFFRRKKVCKFCTEKIDAISYRDVRLLQGFVAERGKIVPRRLTGVCTRHQRKLSLAIKQSRNIALLAFAARF
- the rpsF gene encoding 30S ribosomal protein S6, which encodes MNRTYEIMFIVRPDVEEADLDKLIEGFSANVTNGGGEIKSVEKMGRRRLAYTVRKFNDGFYVLLNVAAAGSLITEIERRLRVSEQVIKFITVRMDEEEKRLAKVKAIRDTKVKRSAQPIAAPVQAPAAPSDVEEEKKPVAAAPVEHVASDAPPETVSTAV
- the pth gene encoding aminoacyl-tRNA hydrolase; the encoded protein is MKLIVGLGNPGIEYQFTPHNAGFLAVDRIADDCGVVLSNRRGRALTAKARLAGYEVLLAKPETYMNLSGLSVAALVQELEIAIPSEDLIVLYDELAFPLGRLRISANGRANGHNGVKSISGALGTEEWLRVRIGVGKPALVDGREIKAGGRDYLLSQFRKQELAVLDEVLDRVEDAVETVLTEGVSAAMNRFNRRPDDPEDGSDQSKEK